One window of Rubrivirga sp. SAORIC476 genomic DNA carries:
- the purL gene encoding phosphoribosylformylglycinamidine synthase subunit PurL, with protein MSQIPSTGTPQSLPADPEITPALATEHGLTDDEYARVLDILGRTPTYAELGIYSVMWSEHCSYKNSIALLKTLPRDGEKLLAAAGDENAGLVDIGDGLAVAFKIESHNHPSAVEPYQGAATGVGGIQRDIFTMGARPIASLNSLRFGSLDNPRVRFLFDGVVRGIGGYGNSFGVPTVGGEVVFDPAYEGNPLVNAMSVGIVKVGETVSATAEGVGNPVFIVGSATGRDGIHGATFASVELSEDSDAMRPNVQVGDPFTEKLLLEATLEAIRTGAVVGMQDMGAAGITCSSCEMSEKGGVGMDLQLEKTPQRETGMTPYEILLSESQERMLVVVEKGREAEVEAVFEKWDLHAVQIGVVTDTERVRVFWHGDLVVDVPAESLVLGGGAPVYHRETSRPTYLDRTQTADLGAIPDVTEETAGDTLVALMGAPNIASKRWVFEQYDTEVRTNTVAGPGPTDAAVIRLKGTTGSEGGERGLAMKTDCNGRYVYLNPRRGGRIAVAEAARNVVCAGGEPLAVTNCLNFGNPYKPEVYWQFTEAVGGMGDACRAFETPVTGGNVSFYNENPDSAIFPTPTIGMVGLVADVEAHTTTAAFAAPDDVLMLVSPAGWWQTGGIEGSELLATVHGRTEGDAPHLDLDEERAIQAAVLAAIRAGLVRSAHDVADGGLAVSLAESCVFAGLGAEVALPDSGARLDAVLFGEAQSRIVLSVAPDDAEAVRALVAEHGAQATPIGTVTDGGLVISVGAERVVDVAVEALREPYDTAIPRAMGEAVAAV; from the coding sequence GTACGCCCGCGTCCTCGACATCCTCGGACGGACACCGACCTATGCCGAGCTCGGCATCTACTCGGTCATGTGGTCCGAGCACTGCTCGTACAAGAACTCGATCGCGCTCCTGAAGACGCTCCCGCGCGACGGCGAGAAGCTGCTGGCCGCTGCGGGCGACGAGAACGCCGGGCTGGTCGACATCGGCGACGGGCTGGCGGTGGCGTTCAAGATCGAGAGCCACAACCACCCGTCGGCCGTCGAGCCCTACCAGGGTGCCGCGACGGGCGTCGGCGGCATCCAGCGGGACATCTTCACGATGGGCGCGCGGCCGATCGCGAGCCTCAACTCGCTCCGCTTCGGGAGCCTGGACAACCCGCGCGTCCGGTTCCTGTTCGACGGCGTCGTGCGCGGCATCGGCGGCTACGGCAACTCGTTCGGCGTGCCGACCGTCGGCGGCGAGGTCGTGTTCGACCCGGCCTACGAGGGCAACCCGCTGGTCAACGCCATGTCGGTCGGCATCGTCAAGGTGGGCGAGACTGTCAGCGCGACCGCCGAGGGCGTCGGCAACCCCGTGTTCATCGTCGGCAGTGCGACCGGCCGCGACGGCATTCACGGTGCCACGTTCGCCTCGGTCGAGCTGTCGGAGGACTCGGACGCGATGCGCCCCAACGTCCAGGTGGGCGACCCGTTCACCGAGAAGCTGCTGCTGGAGGCGACGCTGGAGGCCATCCGGACCGGCGCGGTCGTCGGGATGCAGGACATGGGCGCGGCGGGCATCACGTGCTCGTCGTGCGAGATGAGCGAGAAGGGCGGCGTCGGGATGGACCTCCAGCTGGAGAAGACGCCCCAGCGCGAGACCGGCATGACGCCCTACGAGATTCTGCTCTCGGAGAGCCAGGAGCGGATGCTGGTGGTGGTCGAGAAAGGCCGCGAGGCCGAGGTCGAGGCCGTCTTCGAGAAGTGGGACCTGCACGCGGTCCAGATCGGCGTCGTCACCGACACGGAGCGCGTCCGCGTGTTCTGGCACGGCGACCTGGTGGTCGACGTCCCGGCGGAGTCGCTGGTGCTGGGCGGCGGCGCGCCGGTCTACCACCGCGAGACCTCCCGCCCGACCTACCTCGACCGGACCCAGACCGCCGACCTCGGCGCGATCCCGGACGTGACCGAGGAGACGGCCGGCGACACGCTCGTCGCGCTGATGGGCGCGCCCAACATCGCGTCCAAGCGCTGGGTGTTCGAGCAGTACGACACCGAGGTGCGCACCAACACGGTCGCCGGGCCCGGCCCGACCGACGCGGCGGTGATCCGCCTCAAGGGCACGACCGGAAGCGAGGGCGGCGAGCGCGGGCTGGCGATGAAGACCGACTGCAACGGCCGCTACGTCTACCTCAACCCGCGCCGCGGAGGTCGGATCGCGGTCGCCGAGGCGGCGCGCAACGTCGTCTGCGCGGGCGGCGAGCCGCTGGCCGTCACCAACTGCCTCAACTTCGGCAACCCCTACAAGCCGGAGGTCTACTGGCAGTTCACCGAGGCCGTCGGCGGGATGGGCGACGCCTGCCGCGCCTTCGAGACGCCGGTCACGGGCGGCAACGTGAGCTTCTACAACGAGAACCCGGACAGCGCCATCTTCCCGACGCCCACCATCGGGATGGTCGGGCTCGTGGCGGACGTCGAGGCGCACACGACGACGGCGGCCTTCGCCGCCCCCGACGACGTGCTGATGCTCGTCTCCCCGGCCGGCTGGTGGCAGACGGGCGGCATCGAGGGCAGCGAGCTGCTCGCGACCGTCCACGGCCGCACCGAGGGCGACGCGCCCCACCTCGACCTCGACGAGGAGCGCGCCATCCAGGCCGCCGTGCTGGCCGCCATCCGCGCCGGGCTCGTCCGCAGCGCCCACGACGTGGCCGACGGCGGGCTGGCGGTTTCGCTGGCCGAGTCGTGCGTCTTCGCCGGCCTGGGCGCCGAGGTGGCCCTCCCCGACTCGGGCGCCCGGCTCGACGCCGTCCTGTTCGGCGAGGCCCAGAGCCGCATCGTGCTCTCCGTCGCCCCCGACGACGCCGAGGCAGTCCGCGCCCTGGTCGCCGAGCACGGCGCGCAGGCGACGCCCATCGGCACCGTCACCGATGGCGGGCTCGTGATCTCGGTCGGCGCCGAGCGCGTGGTGGACGTAGCGGTCGAGGCCCTCCGCGAGCCCTACGACACGGCCATCCCGCGCGCCATGGGCGAGGCCGTCGCGGCGGTCTAG